TGTGTGCCAGCCCAGTGTTggtggggtctgggtgctggggttGGGTGATGGGGTGGTATTACTTGGCTGAGGGCAGCCCCTGGGTGGAGGGGGTTGGGTATATGGAGGAGAGTCCCTGGCTGTAGGGTACCCTGCACCAGGCAGGGTTCCccatctttgcaagcaggctCTGCAACCATGCTCTCCGGGTGCTCAGCACAGCCACTCTGCCAGAAGCCCCACAGAAGTGGGGGTGGTAATACACCAAGCAATGCCACCCTTACaggaaattaattaattttaacagtTAATGTTTTGACTCATTTTGCTGATTTAAAATGCTCTGGGTAGACATTTGCCAGCGTTGAAATGAAAGATGTATATCGTATTGCTGTCATATAGCAAATGCTAAACCTTTTGGGTAGCTGTACAggcagtatatatattgtgtggatgtggcccacataacacagagagctgcatatgtggcccacaatggtaaataggttgagaaccactgctctagatcagggataggcaacctctggcacgtgtgccaaaggcggcacgtgagctgattttcagtggcactcgcactgcccgggtcctggccaccagtcccagggggctctgcattttaatttaattttaaatgaagcttcttaaacattgtaaaatccttatttactttacatacaacaatagtttagttatatattatagacttagagaaagagaccttctaaaaacgttaaaatgtattactggcacgcaaaaacTTAACATAGAGTGAATAAAGGAAGACtcgacacaccacttctgaaaggttgccaacccctgttctagataatatttagtcctgccatgagtgcaggggactggactagatgacctctcgaggtcccttccagtcctatggttctatgattaatTAAGATTTGTCATGTTGAAAACTCTAAAAGCTCTCAGTCCTGCAATCACTTGCACAAAGCCCTGAATCATGAAAGCATGAAAGCACGTAAGCACCTGCGTAACTTCAGcagtaaagcatgtgcttaagggcttTCCTGATTGGGGTTACTTTCCTAAATTGAGGTCATAATTAGGAGTAGGGTTGGGCACAGAAATCTCTGTATATAAACAGGGTTTGACACACCTGCTATGTAAGTAGAGTGAGTATCATCTTCAAGAGGAACTTATGAATTTAGGAATAATTGCTGAAGCCTgttggagttttgccatagactttaATTGGAGCAATGTAAATATACTGGTATTTTATAGTAAAATTGTTTTTCAAGGCCAGATTCCTATCGCATAAGATCATTGTAAATCCAAATTAATTCTATTGAATTCAGCAGAGTCTCTGAAGTACACTTGTGAAATTGATCAGAATTTTtcctcttttgggggggggagggggcttacaACCATAATGTTTGTATTTACAATATTCTCACCTAATGGACATGAGCATAATTGAATTCACAAGCGCTTTGGAATTCAGATGTTAATGGGACACAGATGAAAGTGAACAATTGTTGCTAACAATTTGCAGAAGTCAAACCCACCTCTCTTCCTACTACCTCCCAACCACTGCTATGGCTCTGAGCTCAAGTTAAGAAAAAGCATCATGCATAATGAACTTCCAAATGTGGGCTCTAGCTAGGCACAGGACAGAGCAGATTACACAGCAGAGGGCCCTGTCACCCACTTCTGGAGGTCAGCACTGGGGACTAGCAGTTTAGGAAATGCACGTGGGTAGGTGGCCTCTGAGACCCGATAACAATGTGCTGGAGCATAGGTGCCTGTGAGAGCAGAACAACACCCAGAGTGATTAACGTGATTCCTCCTTTCTGAAGGGATAGTTTTGTAAAGGagcaaaaatagctatttttgacATAGTGAATCTTTCAAAATAGTGTTAATCAAAAGCTGCAGTTTCATTCACAATTAGcatcttctttttaaatataattttccaTGTGATATCATTATTGTACACTGTTTATAGGTTCTACCAAAACAACCCCCACCCAGACAACCACCACCGCCACCCAGACAACCACCAACCCGACAACTACATCAACCAACACCTCAAAACCCATACAATCAACAGCCAGTGTCACAGTGACCACTTCCAAGACTATGTCTCCTTCCAGCTCCGTAACAGGTACGTACTATAGACTGCTGCCTATTTCCCACAGTGTGCTAACTTATATTCTTCTGTTATCTGCATTGCTCTACAATCTTGAAAGCTTGCTCTAAGTATCTCTGGTTACTTTAGCATTAGGAAAAGGCCATTTGACCCAATGTGCATTTGAGATTTTTAAATGGCACAACATGGTTGTGAATTCATATTCAGGAAATAAACATGCCAGACTTGCAGTTAATTGTAGTTTTATCTGATTGGGCATTTTAGACCTGTTTTTCCATTGATTACGAACTGTAGCATTCAAAATTTCCTTAAAAGAAAGAAGAATCTACTGAGTTATTGACGTAAATCTTGAGTAACTCCACAGAAAGATTTACACAGGTATAATTGAGGTCAGATTCTGACCTGTCAACACTTAAATAAGAAGGAAGTTTTGTTAAGATGACTTAAGAACGTAGGACTCtaagtcaattttgaaaatgttacctgggACTTTGAAATGGGCATCCTACTCCTTTAAGACATTTTGAAAATCCAATCCTCAAGCTAATGTAAGGACAGTGTACTCAAAGGTTAATGTCAGATTTGATTTGGTTTTTTGTTGAGGTATTAGGGGATGGAATTATATCTCATACACTGTTAGTGGTGACTCAGTATTTTGAGTTCAGAGACACTTGTGTTTTACAAGAACAGTTAACTGATATGATGGCTTGATTGTTCATGATGGATTAGATCGTTTATACTGACCTACCAGTAGGGTACTTTTTAAGCAGCTGTTCATCAGACCTTCATATGACCAAAATATGTCCTCTCTCTACTGCTATGaaaattgaaattgaaatcaacAAATACATCAGTACAAACATAATAGGTAACAACTGTGCATTGGAAAGGTGACACACATTAGATAACATAATAAGTCTCCAGCTTCTGTTATTCTTTGATACCAGCTAAGCCAGTCACACTTGTTGAGTTTAGTTAGTTGATGACTTACAACCTCCAGATGCTGGAGAAGAATTTCCAAGAGTTATCTCTGTGCCTATAACAGGGAAAAAACTGTAACGACAACACCATCTTACCATCTTGCAACAGTTATACAGTTAACTAATATCTGTTAGTGTGCTGGCAGTGAAGCCAAGAAAGACTCTACTTGTTGGCTAAAAAGATAAGCCATTCTCTCTTCTAAATGAGAGCCATGTTGGGTGAAAGCCTGTTACAGAAGACAGCAGGAACTCTGCAGGAGGCTAAAGAACTCCTTTTCTGTGTTTCTGTCATTCCTTCAGTTCTGTTTTCTTTGAAGGCAATAATTCAGTTTGGGAGAGGATTTCATCATAAGCGCCAAATCTAAATTTCCAGTTGAACTCAACTAATAATCTAAATAACCTCTTTTTGTCCAATACAGCTCCTGTGCATAACAATTCCATTTAGGAAGTATAGGCCCTCCTGAGCTTATTTAACACCATGTCCCTGGATCGGTCATTGGCGACAGGGGTTGAATTTGGGACTGCTAGATCTAAacacatgagcctctactgcctgagctgaAAGATCTGTTAGCCAAGACTGTAACAGACTCGTGAACCCCTGTGTGTGGTCAGGCACCtgtagagggggacagagtgccacactgaGTAAATTACACTTCACATCTGACAACCTTTACTCATATGAATATAAAGCTGTCAGTCAATGTTTCCTAGCAGGCAGCTGCTGACCCAAACCACTTTCATCATTGACACTTATAAACAGATCATGTGCTTCAAGTTAGGTGAAGCCTTTTAACGTGGGAAGTGCCTGTTAACCTCACTAGGTGCCATGGCACATTTAGTTGGCCACATCAGCTCAAATTGCATCTTTTGATTGGGATGTTCGATTGGTTAAACCACTCGGGGATTGGAATCTGCCTGGGCGAAGGTGTGGGGTGGGTTACCCCGGCGCATGATCTCTGGGGCAGGAATCTGTCATAGGTGGATGGTGATTGTGCAGGTTTCTGTTGGGCTGAATAGCTGTATCTACAGGTGGGAAACCCAGTTTTCCTAACCCACTGAGTTAGGAGTTAAGGCTATGAGTCTTGATTCAGGTAGACTGGTATTTCTAAGGAAAAGTGTGTGGTAAAAATATATCGTAGCGCAGGAATCTATGGAAATGAATATTCAATTATGATTGATCGGTTTGTTTGCTGTTCCAAAATTCCAGCTGTCCTGTGGATCTCTGGAAAGCACCAACCTTGAAGAGAGTTTGTCGCGCTTTCCACTCCATGCCTGGCCAGCTCCACTGACCGGGGCAGAAAGAGGTGTGGGGGTAGAGGGAGTTGCCTGCCAATTGGACTCTTGCCAACCCCTGTGCAAGTGTATAAGGGAGGAGAGTGGCTCCTAGTGCCATCCTCCTCACTCATTGTATATGATGAAGCTGGCCAGAATCTGGCACTTAGGAATGTGGCTCTGGGTTCCAGTGGAGTTGGTTGATATTTTACCAGCAGCACGGTATAAAGTTGTCATCTGAGGTCCTCAGATGATGTGATGATTGGGCAGAGAGTatataagaacctagacagaTAGAACTACAGTCTCAGTACATTACATCAAAAGTTACAAGCGTCATaaaaactgtctttttgttttcttcttagtCACGCCAAAATCTGCAACTGTGCTAGCCAGAACTTCCAGATTTGATGTGGGCAGTTTTTTTGGTGGCATTGTGCTGACACTTGGAATGTTAGCCATTCTCTACGTTGGATGTAAAACATATCACGCAAGAAGAGGTGTTCAGTACAGAACCATGTAAGTTTTTTGGAGGCGTGTTCCCCTGTTAATTTGTTGGTTTCTTGTTGGAAATGAAGAGAAGAAAATGCTCTACTTTCTTGctcaatggagatttttttttaaaaaggtaggtCAGTATCTCAGCCGCTTAGAGCCTTCAACAGTGTCACCTCCTCAACTGATCCTTATTTATTCATGGGGCCTATCTTTACTGGGGATTTTCTTGCTTAGATTTTAAGCtacttgtttgtacagtgcctagcacaatgcaccattatgctaggcactgcaataatacaaataaataataattctaatCTGTTCTGTAAAATCCTTTCTTACTCCCCTGCCCTTTGGCTAGTCTAAATTCATTCATTCTGCTTTTTTTTGTTGTCCTTGTTTATGTCTGACTGATTCTAATCTTGTTCCATTTCCACtacagggttagggttgggttttttgggggatggaggggttaACCCTCAGATCTTTTGAGAAGTTCCTCAGAAAGATATATTGATCATCTCTTgttctctgctttcttcttttGCGTATTACTGTTATGCTGTAATTGTGCTGCCTTTTAGAACCTCCAGCCCTCTTCCAGAATTTTGCATGTTAATATTTACTAGAATTCTTCACTGCTGAATATTTCTTCCATGAACTCTGATGCCTgaagaattctctctctcacccagacCCTTATCTCTCTTTCACATCCGCACACTCAACAGTCCTATCATTCCTTGGTATTCTGCATATAGCTACTCTTCCTCTACTTTCCTCTCTATCCCTCCTGTACTTATTGTACCTATCTGTGGTGACATTCCAGTAGCTGTATGATCAATAAATAATCATTTGTCGGcacttttatttcttcttcctaGTTTCTCATTCCTTTCCATCTGTGTATAGACTCTTTTGATGGTATTTTTTCTTATTCTTCATTTTCTGTAGTAGAGCAATTCCGCTTTCTATGTTATCCTGGATGTGTTGGATTCACATACCAGATTCTTGGAATTAAATTATCCCTCTTTCCCCCTTACAATCTACCATAATTTACGGACTGGCTAACAAGCCAGTTTTGAATCCAGGGTTTATTACCCCATCTGCTTAAGCAGAGACTGTCTAAATCAGTCACCCCTCATCACAGAAAGCATTCCAATGATCTATAGCCAACATTTACAAACTTAAGCCTAACCTGGGGCactcatgtttgaaaatgttgaagtgAACCTCAAATCCTCCTCTCTACAATACAGGCGCATCCCCTGGTTTGTCGCCTATCTTACTCTTGACTCTGCAAGAGATCACATGTATTGAGTCTGCCTTCAGGTCTCTTCCCAAATCCCTGAAGTCAGATAACTTGGTCTTTTGTTTCTTACCTAACACTCCCTTCACTTGTTCCTATATGGGTTAGAGTTAGTGGAAATGCCCCTATCATTTTCTAGGTTTCTCATCACATTCATtaccagatcatagaatcataggcttggaagggaccttgcgaggtcatctagtccagtcccctgcactcttggcaggactaagtattaggaTCCTTCATCCTGGTGCCTGTTTCTTTATATGGGTCACATCTTGGGCTGGGTTCCTTGCTGTAGAGTCACTAATTAGGATCACTTGtctctgctttattttttaatcccATGCAGTACTTGTTTCTTAGTCACTGATCAAGCTACTGCATATTTTTGGTTTATTAGTGGTACGTTACTCCTTCTTGTAGGGGAACAATAGCTATTTTGTCAGGACATATTTCAACTGTATAGGTTCAGAGGATGTCTTTTGCTTTTCTTACTAAGCTGCCTTCTCTCTTTTTTCCATTGTGCACTACTGTCCAAACTGTAATCTCACCCTGGGGTGTTAGACCCTCTGGGACAGAAGCTGGAACGTCTTTACACTGGAGTGCCTTACTCCCTATCGTTTCCATTCTCCATGTCAGTTGAAGGTGTTTGTTTTACTTGAGGTGATTGTTAGAACTTGATAGTGTCAAGGGATTCTGGTACATCTCCCTCTTTTGAATTCTGTTTGCTAGTCTCAGGATCCATTGAGTCATGGCTCCACCCCCTCATTATCAACACTGACTCTTCCAACACCCCATTGTTCATCCAGCCTCCACCAGCCCCCTCCAAACAAAGAAGCACATACAAGAGTCATCAACTAGCTCTTATTTTCAGCCATTCTTTTCCCAGTATTGCCAACCgtaagcattcaaaagtcatgtttcagccctccttcccccccaagaTCATAAGGTTGGCTTAAaatcaataattttaaaaaatgggcattctttttatttgccttttgttttttgagtCTTTTGATTAGTGCTTTTTAACTTTTTCTCCACAACAATAAGGACTAGAAACATCTTTGTTTACAAGGAAAGCTGAGATGCCTCATGTACTCACATGACTCCAGGCTTTGAGAATAACATCATATCTTGTGGAAGTCTTCATGAAATTGggagttggcaatgctgcttttcaaagcactgtagtGTTAGTTGCCCCTGTCCTTTCACAAGAATCGCTCTACGGAATACTCCTCTCTGATTTTACTCtcctctgtttttaaaaactgtcttgtctttatttttcttgttagaCCTGTATGGACACTTAGGAAATAATGACCAGATTGTCAAAATAGCTATTGATAAAAAGCAGGTAAAGTGAGGTACTTGATCGATT
The Emys orbicularis isolate rEmyOrb1 chromosome 1, rEmyOrb1.hap1, whole genome shotgun sequence DNA segment above includes these coding regions:
- the TMEM123 gene encoding porimin isoform X1, with the protein product MRLSAGAASPVHAAALLLLAAVCLSASGSTNTSIPTTITQSTSNTSASDKNVTHTTTLGSTKTTPTQTTTTATQTTTNPTTTSTNTSKPIQSTASVTVTTSKTMSPSSSVTVTPKSATVLARTSRFDVGSFFGGIVLTLGMLAILYVGCKTYHARRGVQYRTIDEHDAII